The DNA segment CATCCGTTAACAAACCTTGTTCATCAATACTGTTAATCACTTCGTCTTTACGTTTTTGAAGATTCACCATATATTGATATTCATCATTTATTTTTTTAATTTCAACTTCATCGAGGCCACCAGTTTGTTCTTTTCTATAACGTGCTATAAATGGCACTGTGTTCTTCTCTTCTAGCAGTGATAATACTGCTTTAATTTGTTGCGTCGAAAAGTTGTATTGATTATTTATAGATTGTATTAAATTACTATCCATAGTCTCCTCCGCTCGTTTCTTTCAAAATTAATGATACTAAAATATTTTAACATATATATTACATAGAATTGATTATAATAACCACAAACGCTTTGTGACTTTAGATGAAAAACAGGCGACTTCTATTTATTAGAAGTCGCCTTTAACATCTCATTTAATAACGAAGCATTTGTTATATAAATTTGTATTGATTATTTATTTGCTGCTTCTTGTAATTTTTTTATCGCTGTTCTTTGAAGTCTTGAAACATGCATTTGACTTAAACCTATACGTTCACCTGTTTCTTTTTGACTTAAGCCCTCAATAAATGTACATTGAATAATTTGTCTCTCTCGCTCTGTTAAAATTGGTAATATTTTCTCTAGAATCATTCGTTTCTCTGTTAAGTCATAATTGTGATCTTGTTGACCCATGATGTCTAACAATGTAACCGTTGAACCATCTTTATCAGCTTCGATTGAATGATCAACGCTTAAAGCATTGTAACTTTGACCCATTTCCATTGCTTCAAGAACATCCTCATCGTTAACTTCTAATCTATCCGCAATTTCTTCAATTGAAGGTGATCGTTCCAACTCGTTCGTGAGTTCATCACTTACCTTCTTTATACGTGGACCAATTTCTTTAATTCTTCTAGGTACATGTACACTCCAAGTTTTATCGCGTAAATATCTTTTGATTTCTCCAATGACAGTAGGAACTAAAAAGGCTTCAAACTTTCTATCGAAGGATAAGTCAAAACGGTTAATAGCACCTATTAAGCCTACCATACCAACCTGAACTAAATCCTCATGATGTGACTGACCCTTTGAATATTTATAAGCTAATGATTCAATAAGTTTTCTATAATGTTTCACTAGCTTCTCTTGAGCATCAGTATTCTCATTATTTTGTTGTTCTTTAATCCATTGATTAATTTGTTCAGGTGATACATCATTAACTGATTTCGACTCTTTCGCCATCATTTCGCACCTGCTCTTTTTTAATATACTTTATCATGCTTATTGTTACCCCAGATCGTTTATCTACTGTAACTTCGTCCATGAGAGATTCAATTAAGAATAAACCGAGGCCACCTTCTCTTAAGAAATCGATATTTTCATCTTCTTGGTAGGGTCCTAATTGTGCTTTCGTTTCTTCATAATCAAAGCTTTCACCTTGATCAGAAATTATAATTTTTATTTTGTCATCGAAAATTTCAAAGCAAAGGTTAATCATACCTTGACGTTCAGAATCTTCTTTGTATGCATGTTTAACAGCATTCGTTACCGCTTCACTCACTGCAATTTTAGCATCTTCTATATCGTCGTATGTAGCACCCGCTCGTGTAAACACACCAGATAAAGTAAGTCTGATTAAACTTACGTATTCCGCAGTTGCTGGCAAACGCATTTCAATATAATCTTGTTTTTGTTGCATGTTATTCAACCTCCGTTCCTTCATTAACATGCATCAAGTCTTTTAAGCCTGTTATATCAAATAATCGGCTAATACGATCAGAAACGCCAAGTATATATAACTCTTTATCGTGTTGGTTCAATGCTTTTAAAGTACCGACAAATAATCCAAGACCCGTTGAATCTAAATAACTTACATTTTCTAAATTTACATAGATGTCATGTGTACCTTCTTGTCGCATCGGAACTAAGACTTCCTCTAACTCTGGAACAGTGTAAACGTCAAGTTCACCTGCAACTTTGACATTGTAATGTGTATCATGACGCTCTGTTTCAATATTAAGTTTCATACAAATACACTCCTAATTTTAGTCTCATTCACATCTTCTATACCCGTAAAATTTAAAACTAACCTTGAGCTATAAACAAAAATAATTTGTTTTAAAATAGCTAAATTATGTTATAAGTTTAACGATTAATTCACTCTCTTAATGATTAATATTGTTAAATCATCTCTTTTTTCGGGATTTTGTATTTTTAATATTTCCTCATATAGCAATTGAACAATGTCCTGTGGATGCATATGTTTATACTTATGAATCATATCTAAAAGATAGGATTTATCTAAAAATTCTCCAGCCTCATTTCTAACTTCCGTAACACCGTCAGTAAAAATGATAACAAAATCATCTATATAAATTGGTATCTCTTGTTGCTTATAACGTGTTTGTTGGCTTACACCTAATACTCTACCTCTAACACTAATTTCTTCGAACTCCTGAGTATCTGCTCTATAGATATAACCAGGCTCGTGTCCTGCTGAACTACAATAGAGTAAATGGTTGAGTTCTTCATATAATCCGTAAAACATTGTCACGAACATATTTTGGTTAACATTTTTCTCAACAACACGGTTTAATCGCTTTAACCCATCACTAGGCAATTGTGAGTGACCATAAGAATCCATGCCGAATTTAATCATACTCATCGCGAGGGCAGCGGGAATTCCTTTACCAATGACATCTGCAACAGCGAAACTCATCGTCCCATCTTTATGATCTATTAAGTTGAAATAATCGCCACTAACCTTTTGAGCTGCGACTGAAATAACACCGATCTGTATGCTATCAAATTGAGGAATTTCTGTTTTTAACATTGTTTGTTGAAGTCTTGACGCTAAATCGATTTCTTTATCATGATATTGCATTCGATCGACAAGTTGTTGATAATCTCTGTAGTTATAACCAAAGCCACTTGTGATTTCTTTAAGCACATCGAAAGTCTTTAAAATTGAAGCTCTATCTAAATCTAACTTTTGAACATAGCTTTTATGGATTTCTACAATATCTTCTGGTAGAAGGTCTTTTTTAATAACTTCATTAGTAAAATGTTCAACTTTTTTCAATAGATCTGAACTGTCTTTCGAATGTAAACTTTCATCAATTAGCGCTTTATATTGATTTTCGAACTCTTTCACGTGGTTTTTCCTCCTCAAAATGCAAATATAAATCGCATACATCGATTTGATATATAATGCAAATTCTTAAACTAAATTATAATTTAGTTATTCAAAAGTAAATTAAATTAAAAAAGCTTTAGGATCCCCTAAAGCTTTTCAACTTAGATATCCTATTAAAAGGCTTATTATCACAAAAATTGAAAGGTTGTGATTTTAATATAATCACATTATTATGTGTAATTATTTG comes from the Staphylococcus hsinchuensis genome and includes:
- the sigB gene encoding RNA polymerase sigma factor SigB → MAKESKSVNDVSPEQINQWIKEQQNNENTDAQEKLVKHYRKLIESLAYKYSKGQSHHEDLVQVGMVGLIGAINRFDLSFDRKFEAFLVPTVIGEIKRYLRDKTWSVHVPRRIKEIGPRIKKVSDELTNELERSPSIEEIADRLEVNDEDVLEAMEMGQSYNALSVDHSIEADKDGSTVTLLDIMGQQDHNYDLTEKRMILEKILPILTERERQIIQCTFIEGLSQKETGERIGLSQMHVSRLQRTAIKKLQEAANK
- a CDS encoding anti-sigma factor antagonist produces the protein MKLNIETERHDTHYNVKVAGELDVYTVPELEEVLVPMRQEGTHDIYVNLENVSYLDSTGLGLFVGTLKALNQHDKELYILGVSDRISRLFDITGLKDLMHVNEGTEVE
- a CDS encoding SpoIIE family protein phosphatase, whose protein sequence is MYAIYICILRRKNHVKEFENQYKALIDESLHSKDSSDLLKKVEHFTNEVIKKDLLPEDIVEIHKSYVQKLDLDRASILKTFDVLKEITSGFGYNYRDYQQLVDRMQYHDKEIDLASRLQQTMLKTEIPQFDSIQIGVISVAAQKVSGDYFNLIDHKDGTMSFAVADVIGKGIPAALAMSMIKFGMDSYGHSQLPSDGLKRLNRVVEKNVNQNMFVTMFYGLYEELNHLLYCSSAGHEPGYIYRADTQEFEEISVRGRVLGVSQQTRYKQQEIPIYIDDFVIIFTDGVTEVRNEAGEFLDKSYLLDMIHKYKHMHPQDIVQLLYEEILKIQNPEKRDDLTILIIKRVN
- the rsbW gene encoding anti-sigma B factor RsbW; the protein is MQQKQDYIEMRLPATAEYVSLIRLTLSGVFTRAGATYDDIEDAKIAVSEAVTNAVKHAYKEDSERQGMINLCFEIFDDKIKIIISDQGESFDYEETKAQLGPYQEDENIDFLREGGLGLFLIESLMDEVTVDKRSGVTISMIKYIKKEQVRNDGERVEIS